In Notamacropus eugenii isolate mMacEug1 chromosome 1, mMacEug1.pri_v2, whole genome shotgun sequence, one genomic interval encodes:
- the IL1F10 gene encoding interleukin-1 family member 10 isoform X2: MCSLPMARYFVIKDAEQKPLYLKNDQLLVGDPNSELRGAEKVCVLPNRSLDRTKFPIIMGNQDGTRCFACVESREGPLLQLEDVNIEDLYKGGEEATRFTFFRISSGPTFRLEAAAWPGWFLGVPTEPEEPVRLIKESEPSPRTEFFFEQSR, encoded by the exons ATGTGTTCCCTCCCCATGGCCCGATACTTTGT AATCAAGGATGCTGAGCAGAAGCCTTTATACTTGAAGAATGACCAACTCCTAGTGGGAGATCCAAACTCAGAACTTCGTGGTGCAG AGAAGGTCTGCGTGCTTCCCAACAGATCCCTTGATCGAACCAAGTTCCCCATCATTATGGGAAATCAGGATGGAACTCGATGTTTCGCATGTGTGGAATCAAGAGAGGGGCCCTTGCTCCAGCTGGAG GATGTGAACATCGAGGACCTGTATAAGGGCGGGGAGGAGGCCACCCGTTTCACCTTCTTCAGGATCAGTTCAGGCCCTACCTTCCGGCTAGAGGCAGCTGCCTGGCCAGGGTGGTTCCTTGGGGTTCCAACAGAGCCCGAAGAACCAGTCAGACTCATCAAGGAGAGTGAGCCTTCCCCCAGAACGGAGTTCTTTTTTGAACAGAGTCGGTAG
- the IL1F10 gene encoding interleukin-1 family member 10 isoform X1 yields MCSLPMARYFVSFRIKDAEQKPLYLKNDQLLVGDPNSELRGAEKVCVLPNRSLDRTKFPIIMGNQDGTRCFACVESREGPLLQLEDVNIEDLYKGGEEATRFTFFRISSGPTFRLEAAAWPGWFLGVPTEPEEPVRLIKESEPSPRTEFFFEQSR; encoded by the exons ATGTGTTCCCTCCCCATGGCCCGATACTTTGT ATCTTTCAGAATCAAGGATGCTGAGCAGAAGCCTTTATACTTGAAGAATGACCAACTCCTAGTGGGAGATCCAAACTCAGAACTTCGTGGTGCAG AGAAGGTCTGCGTGCTTCCCAACAGATCCCTTGATCGAACCAAGTTCCCCATCATTATGGGAAATCAGGATGGAACTCGATGTTTCGCATGTGTGGAATCAAGAGAGGGGCCCTTGCTCCAGCTGGAG GATGTGAACATCGAGGACCTGTATAAGGGCGGGGAGGAGGCCACCCGTTTCACCTTCTTCAGGATCAGTTCAGGCCCTACCTTCCGGCTAGAGGCAGCTGCCTGGCCAGGGTGGTTCCTTGGGGTTCCAACAGAGCCCGAAGAACCAGTCAGACTCATCAAGGAGAGTGAGCCTTCCCCCAGAACGGAGTTCTTTTTTGAACAGAGTCGGTAG